A DNA window from Chlamydia felis Fe/C-56 contains the following coding sequences:
- the pnp gene encoding polyribonucleotide nucleotidyltransferase — MTFETISVTLEEGKTLVFETGKIARQANGAVLARMQETWVFSSVCAATLEEPVDFLPLRVDYQEKFSSIGKTLGGFIKREGRPTEREILTSRLIDRSMRPSLPNRLMQDVQILSYVWSYDGVTLPDPIAICGVSAALAISDIPQINIVAGVRVGFINNTWVVNPTKAEMDVSRMELVLAGTEKAILMIEGHCDFFTEEQVIEAIEFGHKHIVTICKAIEDWQKQIGKEKNTSAVVPLPEQVQTAVNTLVEGKFSDLLQIKEKKAFEAASKQLENDIVEKLQEENEIFTPLNIKTAFKQAKSDYMRSLIRKQGLRSDGRSVTTIRPISIDTSFLPRTHGSCLFTRGETQTVAVCTLGSEAMAQRYEDLNGEGLAKFYLQYFFPPFSVGEVGRIGSPGRREIGHGKLAEKALSHALPDPAKFPYTIRIESNITESNGSSSMASVCGGCLALMDAGVPIKTPIAGIAMGLILDDDHVTILSDISGLEDHLGDMDFKVAGNAEGITAFQMDIKVEGITPEIMQAALAQAKSGRQNILETMKATLASPKTDLSQYAPRIETMQIKPNKIATVIGPGGKQIRQIIEEAGVQIDINDSGLVSISASSPQAIEKAKSIIEGLVGEVEVGKIYEGRVTSIVPFGAFVEILPGKEGLCHISEFSKQRIENVGDFVKQGDILPVKLLSINEKGQYKLSHKATLSE, encoded by the coding sequence ATGACTTTTGAAACTATTTCCGTTACCCTTGAAGAAGGCAAAACACTAGTATTTGAAACGGGGAAAATTGCTCGACAAGCTAACGGAGCTGTTCTTGCTCGCATGCAAGAAACTTGGGTCTTTTCATCTGTTTGTGCGGCCACTCTTGAGGAGCCCGTAGACTTCCTGCCCCTAAGAGTTGACTACCAAGAAAAGTTCTCTTCTATAGGAAAAACTTTAGGTGGATTCATTAAAAGAGAGGGTCGCCCAACAGAAAGGGAAATTTTAACTTCTCGCCTAATAGATCGGTCCATGCGTCCTTCTTTGCCCAACCGGTTAATGCAGGACGTACAAATTTTATCTTATGTGTGGTCATATGACGGGGTAACCCTACCCGATCCTATAGCAATTTGCGGTGTTTCAGCAGCTCTGGCTATTTCCGACATTCCTCAAATTAATATTGTAGCAGGTGTCCGTGTTGGTTTTATCAACAACACTTGGGTCGTTAACCCGACAAAAGCTGAAATGGATGTTTCCAGGATGGAACTGGTTTTAGCGGGAACAGAAAAAGCTATTCTAATGATTGAAGGTCATTGCGACTTTTTCACAGAAGAGCAAGTAATCGAGGCTATCGAATTCGGACATAAGCATATTGTCACAATCTGCAAGGCAATTGAGGATTGGCAAAAACAAATAGGCAAAGAGAAAAATACTAGTGCTGTTGTTCCTCTCCCTGAACAAGTGCAGACTGCTGTAAATACATTAGTCGAAGGCAAATTCTCTGATCTCTTACAAATTAAAGAGAAAAAAGCTTTCGAAGCAGCTTCAAAGCAACTAGAAAATGATATCGTAGAGAAACTTCAGGAAGAAAATGAAATCTTTACGCCCTTGAATATCAAGACTGCTTTTAAACAAGCGAAGTCGGATTATATGCGTTCTTTGATACGCAAGCAAGGTCTGCGTTCTGATGGACGTTCTGTAACAACAATCCGTCCTATTTCTATTGATACATCATTCCTTCCAAGGACTCATGGAAGCTGTTTGTTCACTCGCGGTGAAACTCAAACTGTAGCTGTTTGTACTTTAGGCAGCGAAGCTATGGCACAGCGTTATGAAGACTTGAACGGCGAAGGATTAGCTAAATTTTATTTACAATACTTCTTCCCTCCTTTCTCTGTTGGAGAGGTAGGAAGAATAGGATCCCCGGGAAGAAGGGAAATTGGTCATGGAAAACTGGCAGAAAAAGCTCTAAGCCACGCTCTTCCCGATCCTGCAAAATTTCCTTACACTATCCGTATAGAATCCAATATTACGGAATCTAATGGTTCTTCATCCATGGCATCTGTTTGTGGAGGCTGTTTAGCTTTAATGGATGCTGGAGTTCCTATAAAAACTCCGATAGCAGGTATTGCTATGGGGTTAATTCTTGACGATGATCACGTAACTATTCTTTCCGATATTTCTGGATTAGAAGATCATTTAGGGGATATGGACTTCAAGGTCGCTGGAAATGCTGAAGGAATCACAGCATTTCAAATGGATATTAAAGTTGAAGGTATTACCCCAGAGATTATGCAAGCAGCTTTAGCTCAGGCTAAAAGCGGGCGTCAAAATATCCTTGAAACAATGAAGGCAACCCTCGCCTCTCCAAAAACAGATTTATCACAGTACGCTCCTCGCATTGAAACAATGCAAATCAAGCCAAATAAGATTGCTACTGTTATTGGGCCTGGAGGCAAACAGATTCGTCAAATTATTGAAGAAGCCGGAGTGCAAATTGATATTAATGACTCAGGTCTTGTCAGTATTTCCGCATCTTCTCCACAAGCAATAGAAAAAGCTAAGTCTATTATCGAAGGTTTAGTTGGCGAAGTTGAAGTTGGTAAAATCTATGAGGGTCGTGTGACCTCTATTGTTCCTTTCGGAGCTTTCGTTGAGATCCTCCCCGGCAAGGAAGGTCTTTGCCATATTTCTGAGTTCTCTAAACAACGTATAGAAAACGTTGGCGATTTTGTTAAGCAAGGAGACATTCTTCCCGTTAAGCTGCTAAGTATTAACGAAAAAGGTCAATATAAACTCAGCCATAAAGCCACTCTAAGCGAGTAG